GGCCACGTGAAGGGGGCCTTCACCGGCGCCACGCAGGAGCGGCCGGGCCTGCTCGTGCACGCGGGGGAGGGGACGGTATTCCTCGACGAGATTGGCGAGATACCGCAGGCCACCCAGGTGAAGCTGCTGCGCGTGCTGCAGGAGAAGAAGGTGAAGCCGGTGGGCAGCGCGGCGGAGGTGCCCTTCAACGCGCGCGTGCTGGCGGCCACCAACAAGCGCCTGGAGACCGAGGTGAAGGCGGGGCGCTTCCGGGAGGATCTCTTCTACCGGCTCAACGTGATTACGCTGGAGCTGCCGCCGCTGCGCGATCGCGCTGGCGACATCCCCCTGCTGGCCGAGCACTTCCTCGAGCGGCAGCGCAAGGAGTTGGGGCGGCTGGGGCTGCGCTTTTCCCCGGAGGCGATGGCCGTGCTGTCCTCCTACGCCTTCCCCGGCAACGTGCGCCAGCTGGAGAACATCGTCGAGCGCGCGGCCACGCTGGCGGATGGGGACGTGCTGACGCTGGCCTCGCTGCCTCCCTCGCTGCGAGGGGAGCCGGAGCGGCCCTCGGCGGAGCAGGGGCAGCAGGTGACACTCGGCTCCGGCTTCTCGCTGGAGCGCCACCTGGACGATGCCGAGCGGCGCTACCTGGTAGCCGCCATGACCCAGGCGGGTGGGGTGAAGACGCGGGCGGCGGATCTGCTCGGTCTGACGTTCCGCTCCTTCCGCTACCGCCTGGCCAAGCACGGACTGTCCGAGCAGGACGACGAGCCGTGAGGCACCTCGCCGCCCCGCTTCGGGCGGCCTAGCGGAAGTCCCGCTTGTTGAAGAGGAGGACGGCCAGGGACACCAGCACGCCCGTGAAGGCGAGGGCGTAGCCCGCCGAGGGCAGCAGCTCGCCCATGCTGGTGACCACGCCGTAGGTGGCATGCGGGCGGTAGTTGAGCCGCTCCAGGTCCGGCAGCAGGTAGTAGGCGGCCCGGCCCACCTTCTGGACGAGCCCGCTCTCGGACTTCTGCGCCAGCTTGTAGATGTCACCCGCGAGGTGCCCGGCGAAGTAGACGCTCACCGTCACGAAGGCGGACACCGCCTGGCTGGAGAAGCTCGACATCAGGAATCCCACGCCACTGAGCACCCACAGCTCGAACCACAGCATGACGATGGCGGTGAGGTGCGAGGCGGTGACGGGGTAGCCGTAGCCGGCCATCAGCAGGAAGAACAGCACGCTCATGGCGGCCAGCAGCACCGTCAGGGTGAGCATGTTGCCGACCAGCCGTCCCACCAGGAAGGCGCCGCGCGAGATGGGCTTGG
This is a stretch of genomic DNA from Archangium violaceum. It encodes these proteins:
- a CDS encoding sigma-54-dependent transcriptional regulator, with the protein product MREFLEVLLTRSGYQVTCAENVRVAREVLGSKPVDLVITDMKLGASQSGMDVLRGARALAEPPEVIVITAFGTAASAVEAMREGAYDYIGKPFDNEELKLLVQKALEKRELRRENVSLREHLVPGAGVIGVGRSERMRAVWNLVEKVAPTRSTVLIHGESGTGKELIAKAIHLKSPRAGQPFLPVNCAALNEGVLESELFGHVKGAFTGATQERPGLLVHAGEGTVFLDEIGEIPQATQVKLLRVLQEKKVKPVGSAAEVPFNARVLAATNKRLETEVKAGRFREDLFYRLNVITLELPPLRDRAGDIPLLAEHFLERQRKELGRLGLRFSPEAMAVLSSYAFPGNVRQLENIVERAATLADGDVLTLASLPPSLRGEPERPSAEQGQQVTLGSGFSLERHLDDAERRYLVAAMTQAGGVKTRAADLLGLTFRSFRYRLAKHGLSEQDDEP
- a CDS encoding ABC transporter permease: MNPFIALAFNGFREARRNRITMVVGVFALILLLSSTLVVSVTITTFERVLTDMGLGAMSLTLALLAIFLSSGLLSREIERRTIFLMVSKPISRGAFLVGRLVGNMLTLTVLLAAMSVLFFLLMAGYGYPVTASHLTAIVMLWFELWVLSGVGFLMSSFSSQAVSAFVTVSVYFAGHLAGDIYKLAQKSESGLVQKVGRAAYYLLPDLERLNYRPHATYGVVTSMGELLPSAGYALAFTGVLVSLAVLLFNKRDFR